The nucleotide sequence TTCTCGAATACTTCGCCCGCCACTCCATCCACCTGGAGACCGCCACCACCGACCTGATCCAGGCCCGGGCCGAAACCCTGAAGGACCTGGCCGAGGCCCTGGGAGAGGTCCGCCCCCCCGAGAAGAATGTGGAGAAGGAAAAAAAGACGGATAAGGTGAAGCCGCCAACCCTCGCCGCCCTCGACCTGGCCTGGAGAAGAGCGGAACCCTCCCTGCGGGAGATCCGGGACCAGATCAAGGAGGAATACGACGGGATCTACAAAACCCCGGACGGAGCGGCCACCAACTGGTCGTGACTCTTCCTCCCCTCGCCAGAAGAAGCGAAACGCCCCCGGGAAGTCATCCCGGGGGCGTTTCGCGTTGTTCGGCAGGGAGCACTAACTCCCCCCCTGTCCACAGCGAGGACTAGACATTACTGTGCCCATTGAAGGTAATGCCCAAACCACCTGCTCTCCTGATCGTTTAATTTGCCGTCATCGGGCAATCCGGCTGGCTTGAGTTGGCTGGACCAGGCCTCAAGCTCTGTCGCCAGAGCGGCGGCGACGTCCGGCTGTTGTTTAAGAACATTTACGGTCTCGGCGGGGTCGCTACGCAAATCGAACAAAAACCGACCACCATCGGCAAGGTGCAGGTATTTCCAAGGCCCGTGACGAACCGCTGCCTGGTTCCAAAACCGCCAGAACAGGGGGCGGTCCGGCCAAGGTGCCTCCCCGTTCAACAGTGGCAGAAGATCTACTCCGTCCATCTCGGATACTGGCGGCAGGCCCGCGGCAGCGAGAACGGTCGGCGCAACGTCCAATGTACTGGCCGGTTTGTCCACAATCTGCCGACCGGGAATCTCAGCCGGCCAACGCAAAAGATAGGGGACGCGGACTCCTCCTTCGAGGAGCATACCCTTTTCACCGTTCAACGGGAGATTTACCGATCCGTCCCAACCATTCATGTGGAGTGGCAGATCCTCTTTGTCGATCCAGAGAGGAGCTCCGTTGTCACTGATAAAAAAGATCAGGGTGTTTTCGGAAATCCCGTAGTCTTCAAGACGGTCCAGGATTCCCCCCACACCATCATCGATGGCGGAGAGCATCGCCAAAGCATGCCGCCGCCGTTCGGGCATCTCGCCAGGGAAACGATCGAGATAATCCTCCGTCGCCTCAAGCGGAACGTGCGGCGCGTAGTAAGCGACATAGAGAAAAAATGGCTCGCCGAAGTGCCGATCAATGAATGCCAGGGCCGCTTCGGTCTGCACGTCGACACGGAACCGGTCAATATCGACCCATTTTTTCCGCCCATCGGGTTGGTCCTCGCCGTCCAGGGTATAGGTGGCCAAGTATCGAGTCATGGATCCGAAAAAGATTTCCTTGAAACCACGATGATCCGGCAGGAACGGCCGAACAAATTTCGCCGGCACCCTCCTTGGGTCAGCACCGTCAGGAAGATAAATAGCATTCCAAGCCAATGTCCCTGGATTCGGCTCCAGGTGCCACTTGCCCACCATGCCCGTCGCGTATCCTCCCACTGTCATCCGATCGGCCAATGTCATCTGGTCCAGCGGTAGCGGGCCATCTGCAATATCATCGAATCCGAAACGCTGCTGATACCGGCCTGTCAATAGACCTGCCCGCGAGGGGGAACACTGGGGGGCGGTAACGTATCCAGCTGTCATCCGCACGCCTTCGGCCGCAAAACGATCCAGATTCGGCGTACGAATGTCATCCAAAACGCCCTGGCAGCCCAGATCGGCATAACCCTGGTCATCCGTAAACACCACAATGATGTTAGGACGAAGATTCGAAGTCGCAGACGACGGCTTCGAGCCAACGCAACCCCAGAGCCCTGCGGTCAGTACCCCTCCCAGACCTACCTTGATTATCAACGGCAGGAATCGCAGCCAAAATGTTTTTCTCATCACACTCCTCTAAATAGGGTCATTGAAAAGTTTCGCCCCATCTGTCCTCCACTGCATGGCCACTCCACTACCGATATATTCTGCATCCACAAAGGACAACGAAGCACGGCGCAATATATATTCTCATGCATGTGAGAATCTTTAGCTGCCAAAAGCATCGAGAGCGCTCTTTGGCTTTTCTTCCATCGCTAAAATACTCATCACCTCGTCCGCATACCGCCCTTTTCGCAACAAATCAGCCATTAACCCCATGGTTCGGTTAATATGAGAAAAAAACGTTCTGTATCCCGCGCAGAGATAGTTCAGTCCCGGTTGACCAGCAGGAGTCTTGATGAATCTATTCTTTGGACACCCTCCATGACAGGCAAACCGCACCGCACATTTCCGACAATACTGCGGCAGCGATTCCGATTTAAACTGCCCGAACAGGCGTTGGTTTTCTGAACCCACCAATTCAACCATTGGCGTCTCACGAATATTTCCCAACCTGTGGTCGGGTTCAACAAAATGATCGCAGGAATATAAATCACCGTTATGCTCAAGTGCAAGAGCATGGCCGCAGTCCTTTGAGAAGATGCAAAGAACTGGCGGCATCCCGAGCCAATTGGCCAGCGCGGCGTCAAAATGCTGGACAAACATTTTACCGACATCATGGCGCGCCCACTCGTCGAATATGGCAATCAGGAAGCGTCCGAACTGCTTCGATCTGACTGAAAAATCCGTCACATCAGTTCGGTCTTGTGTTCGTGGCAGCTCATCCCTTTCTTTCTGCTCAACAATCGGGATGAATTGAATATATTCAGCTTTCAGGTCGTCTCTTAGAAAACGATAAACCTCCAGTGGGTTATTTTCGTTGCCGGCGTGAATGGTGCACAAAACGTTGAAATCCACTTGATGTTTCTGGAGGAATTGCCACCCTCTCAGCACTCGCGCAAAGGTACCCCGCCCATGTTTATCCACACGATAGGCATCATGCATATTTTGCGGACCATCAACACTCAAACCGATGAGAAAGTTGTGCTGCGAAAAAAAACGACACCAGTCATCGTCCAATAGCGTTGCGTTTGTTTGCAAAGTGTAGGTGACATGCTGGGAAGGTTTTTTGAATTTTTCGACAAGTGCGACGGAGCGTTGAAAAAACTCCAGTCCCATCAGCGTCGGTTCACCCCCTTGCCACCCAACGACCACTTCAGGGGTTTTTTGAGATTCCAATAATTGTCGAAGGTATGTTTCAAGCAGGTCGTCAGGCATGCGAAACTGACTCCCCGGATAAAGATGCTCTTTCTCCAAGAAAAAACAATACTGGCAGCCCAAATTGCACATGCTTCCTGTTGGTTTTGCCAAAACATGATAAGAGTTTTCAGAAATGGACAGCATGTCTACCCGCTAATACCTACTCGGTTAAGTTTAATTGTCTCCAAAAACACAACCTGCTGGGTTGGCAGGAAGCTTCGACAACTCCATCTTTACTTCAGGCAGGGGCGGCATGACTACCTCTTCATTTCGTGGCAAACTGTCAAGCGATAACTATCTCAGGGCAATTTTAAAGATTCGCATGAAAAGGGGAAAGTCAAACAAAGAGAACTCCTCTCCCACGCTCTCTACCGCTCCTGCCTCACCTCAGACCTTTGTCACTTCCGGCCCGATCTTCAGACGCCCCAACAACCTCAAAAACGAAAGCCCCCGGAGACCCGGGGGCTTTCGTTTTTGCTTTAAATATGAACGTGCATCCGTTTTTCCCTACTGTTCCTCGAGCAGCACCGCGTGAGCGGCGGCCAGCCGGGCGATGGGCACCCGGAAGGGGGAGCAGGAGACGTAGTCGAGGCCGATCTGGTGGCAGAAGATGACCGAGGAGGGCTCGCCGCCGTGCTCGCCGCAGATGCCGAGCTTGATGTTCGGGCGGGTGGCGCGTCCCTTGTCGCAGCCCACCTTCACCAGCTGGCCGACGCCGGCCTGATCGATGGCGACGAAGGGGTCGTTGGGGAAGATCTCGCGCTCGACGTAGAAGGGGAGAAACTTGCCGGCGTCGTCCCGGGACAACCCGTAGGTGGTCTGGGTCAGGTCGTTGGTGCCGAAGGAGAAGAACTCCGCCTCCTCGGCAATGGCGTCGGCTGTCAGCGCCGCGCGGGGCAGCTCGATCATGGTGCCGATCAGGTACTCGACTTCCACCCCGTAGCGGCCGACGACCTCGTCGGCGATGCGCACCGCGTTGGCCCGCAGTATCGCCAGTTCCCTGACCTCGCTGACCAGCGGGATCATGATCTCGGGGACGATCTGATACCCCTCGTCCTTGACGAGTTCGCAGGCGGCCTCCATGATCGCCTGCACCTGCATGTCGTAGATCTCGGGGAAGGTCACGCCGAGACGGCAGCCGCGGTGGCCGAGCATGGGGTTGAACTCGTGAAGGAACTCGACCTTGTGCTTGAGGGTGGCGGCGGTGACGTTCATCACCCCGGCCAACTCCTCGATGTCCTCGTCGCTCTGGGGAAGGAACTCGTGCAGCGGCGGGTCGAGCAGGCGGATGGTGACCGGAAGACCCTTCATCTCGCGGAACAGGCCGAGGAAGTCGCCCTTCTGCATGGGCAGGATCTTCGACAGGGCCCGCTTGCGCCCCTCGAGGTCCTCGGCGAGGATCATCTCGCGCACCGCCATGATGCGGTCGGCCTCGAAGAACATGTGCTCGGTGCGGCACAGGCCGATCCCCTCGGCGCCGAAGTCGCGGGCGACCTTGGCATCGTGGGGCGTGTCGGCGTTGGTGCGCACCCGCAGGCGGCGGTACTTGTCGACCCATCCCATGAGGATGCCGAACTCCCCGGTCAGTTCAGGCTGAACCGTCGGCACCTCGCCCTTCATGACCTCCCCGGTGGAACCGTCGAGGGTGATGACGTCGCCCTTCTTGATCACATTGCCCTTGGCGGTGAACTGCTGGGTCTTGTAATCGACCTTGATGTCGCCGCAACCGGCCACGCAGCACTTGCCCATGCCGCGGGCGACGACCGCCGCGTGGGAGGTCATGCCGCCTCGGGCGGTGAGGATCCCCTGGGCGGCGTGCATGCCGTGGATGTCCTCGGGGCTCGTCTCGACGCGGACCAGGATCACCTTGAGGCCGATTTTGGCCGCCTCTTCCGCCTCGTCGGCGGAGAAGACCACCTCGCCGCTCGCCGCTCCGGGGGAGGCGGGCAGGCCCTTGGCGATGACGTCCTTGGCCGCCTTCGGGTCGAGAGAGGGATGCAGCAGCTGGTCGAGCTGCTCCGGCTCAACACGCAGCACCCCTTCCTTCTCGCTGATCAGGCCCTCCTTGACCATGTCGACGGCGATCTTCACCGCAGCCTTGGCGGTGCGCTTGCCGCCGCGGGTCTGGAGCATGTAGAGCTTGTCCTTCTCGATGGTGAACTCGATGTCCTGCATGTCGCGGTAGTGCTTCTCGAGGATCTGCTGGATCTTCATCAGCTGGCCATAGCACTCGGGCATGACCTCTTCCATGGAGGGAAGGGTGCCGTCGCCGCCGGCCTTGTTGATCGGCTGGGGGGTGCGGATGCCGGCGACCACGTCCTCGCCCTGGGCGTTGATCAGGAACTCGCCGAAGAAGACGTTCTCACCGGTGGAGGGGTTGCGGGTGAAGGCCACGCCGGTGGCGCAGTCGTCGCCCATGTTGCCGTAGACCATCGACTGAACGTTGACCGCGGTGCCCCACTCGGCGGGGATGCCGTTGAGCTTGCGGTAGGTGATGGCGCGGGGATTCATCCAGGAGCCGAAGACCGCGCCGATGGCGCCCCAGAGCTGTTCCTGGGGATCGTCCGGGAACTCCCTGCCGATCTCCTCCTTGACCTTGGTCTTGAACAGGGTGACCAGTTCCTTCAGGTCTTCGGCGGTCAACTTGGTGTCTTCTTCGACGCCGCGGCTCTCCTTCATCTGCTCGAGGATGTGTTCGAGAATGTCGCCGTCCATTTCGAGCACGACGTTGCTGTACATCTGGATAAAGCGGCGGTAGGAGTCGTAGGCGAAGCGCAGGTCGCCGCTCTGCTCGATGATGCCCTGGACGGTCTTGTCGTTGAGCCCCAGGTTGAGGACCGTGTCCATCATGCCGGGCATGGAGGCGCGGGCGCCGGAACGGACCGAAACCAGCAGGGGGTTCTTGGAATCCCCGAACTTCTTGCCCATCAGCTTCTCGACCTGGCGCAGCTTCTCGTCGACCTGGCCCTTGAGTTCCGCCGGATACTGGCGGTCGTTCTTGTAGAACTCGGTGCAGACATCGGTGGTCAGGGTGAAGCCGGCCGGGACCGGCAGGCCGATAGAGGTCATCTCCGCGAGGTTGGCGCCCTTGCCACCGAGCAGGTTCTTCATGTCCCCTTTGCCTTCGGCTTTCCCATCGCCGAAGAAATACACGTACTTCGTCGCCATCTGATTCTCCTCCTCCAAGGTTAGCGAAACTAAATTTTCCTTCTTCCTGGCCGCTATATATTTAGCTAAAATAAAAAAGCCGCTTAGAGATCTAAGCGGCTATCTTGGCAAAATCGGCAATCCCTTCGAAGAGGCGGGCCACTGTCGTCAGCATGGCCAGCCGGTTGGTTCGCAAGGCCTCGTCCTTGGCCATGACCATGACCCCTTCGAAGAAGTCATCGACCGGGCCGCGCAACGTGGCGATGGTGCGCAGGGCGCTTTCGTAGTCGCCCTTGCCGACGCTGCCGGCCACCTCGGCACCGACCTTCTCGAGGGCCGTCCAGAGGGCCCTCTCGCAATCGGCCTCGAAAAGATCGGAGCGCACCGGAACCTCCACCCCTCCCTTGATGATGTTCACCACCCGCTTGAAGGCGACCGCCAGAGGTTCGAAGTCCTCGCGGCCCTTCAGGTCGGCCAGGGCGGCGACCCTCTCCTGGGCATCGAGGGGATCGTCGAAAGATGCGGAGAGCACCGCGTCGACCGCATCCTGGGGATGGCCCTGAGCGGTGAGCATGTTGAAGAAGCGCAGGCGGATAAACTCGATCACGTCGGCCTTCACCTCCTCGGCCGGGCGGGTCAGCTTCTCGGCGAGCAGTTCCACCGCGTCCCCCACCAGTTGGGGCAGGGAGAAGCGGAAGCCGCGCTCCAGAATGATCGACAAGACGCCGATGGCGCTGCGCCGCAGAGCGTAGGGGTCGGCCGAGCCGGTAGGGATAAGGCCGACGCCGAAGCAGCCGCAGATCGTGTCGACCTTGTCGGCGATGGAGACGAAAGCGCCGACGTTGTCGGAAGGAAGCTGGCCGCCGGCCTCGACGGGCAGGTAATGTTCAAAGATCGCCTTTGCGACCCGAGGGTCTTCCCCCTCCATGGTGGCGTACTCCCGCCCCATGATCCCCTGCAGTTCGGGGAATTCGTAGACCATTCCGGTCTCCAGGTCGCACTTGGCCAAGAGCGCAGCCCGCTCGGTGAGGGACTCGGCCCC is from Desulfuromonas sp. and encodes:
- a CDS encoding sulfatase-like hydrolase/transferase, with product MRKTFWLRFLPLIIKVGLGGVLTAGLWGCVGSKPSSATSNLRPNIIVVFTDDQGYADLGCQGVLDDIRTPNLDRFAAEGVRMTAGYVTAPQCSPSRAGLLTGRYQQRFGFDDIADGPLPLDQMTLADRMTVGGYATGMVGKWHLEPNPGTLAWNAIYLPDGADPRRVPAKFVRPFLPDHRGFKEIFFGSMTRYLATYTLDGEDQPDGRKKWVDIDRFRVDVQTEAALAFIDRHFGEPFFLYVAYYAPHVPLEATEDYLDRFPGEMPERRRHALAMLSAIDDGVGGILDRLEDYGISENTLIFFISDNGAPLWIDKEDLPLHMNGWDGSVNLPLNGEKGMLLEGGVRVPYLLRWPAEIPGRQIVDKPASTLDVAPTVLAAAGLPPVSEMDGVDLLPLLNGEAPWPDRPLFWRFWNQAAVRHGPWKYLHLADGGRFLFDLRSDPAETVNVLKQQPDVAAALATELEAWSSQLKPAGLPDDGKLNDQESRWFGHYLQWAQ
- a CDS encoding anaerobic sulfatase maturase, producing MLSISENSYHVLAKPTGSMCNLGCQYCFFLEKEHLYPGSQFRMPDDLLETYLRQLLESQKTPEVVVGWQGGEPTLMGLEFFQRSVALVEKFKKPSQHVTYTLQTNATLLDDDWCRFFSQHNFLIGLSVDGPQNMHDAYRVDKHGRGTFARVLRGWQFLQKHQVDFNVLCTIHAGNENNPLEVYRFLRDDLKAEYIQFIPIVEQKERDELPRTQDRTDVTDFSVRSKQFGRFLIAIFDEWARHDVGKMFVQHFDAALANWLGMPPVLCIFSKDCGHALALEHNGDLYSCDHFVEPDHRLGNIRETPMVELVGSENQRLFGQFKSESLPQYCRKCAVRFACHGGCPKNRFIKTPAGQPGLNYLCAGYRTFFSHINRTMGLMADLLRKGRYADEVMSILAMEEKPKSALDAFGS
- the ppdK gene encoding pyruvate, phosphate dikinase; this encodes MATKYVYFFGDGKAEGKGDMKNLLGGKGANLAEMTSIGLPVPAGFTLTTDVCTEFYKNDRQYPAELKGQVDEKLRQVEKLMGKKFGDSKNPLLVSVRSGARASMPGMMDTVLNLGLNDKTVQGIIEQSGDLRFAYDSYRRFIQMYSNVVLEMDGDILEHILEQMKESRGVEEDTKLTAEDLKELVTLFKTKVKEEIGREFPDDPQEQLWGAIGAVFGSWMNPRAITYRKLNGIPAEWGTAVNVQSMVYGNMGDDCATGVAFTRNPSTGENVFFGEFLINAQGEDVVAGIRTPQPINKAGGDGTLPSMEEVMPECYGQLMKIQQILEKHYRDMQDIEFTIEKDKLYMLQTRGGKRTAKAAVKIAVDMVKEGLISEKEGVLRVEPEQLDQLLHPSLDPKAAKDVIAKGLPASPGAASGEVVFSADEAEEAAKIGLKVILVRVETSPEDIHGMHAAQGILTARGGMTSHAAVVARGMGKCCVAGCGDIKVDYKTQQFTAKGNVIKKGDVITLDGSTGEVMKGEVPTVQPELTGEFGILMGWVDKYRRLRVRTNADTPHDAKVARDFGAEGIGLCRTEHMFFEADRIMAVREMILAEDLEGRKRALSKILPMQKGDFLGLFREMKGLPVTIRLLDPPLHEFLPQSDEDIEELAGVMNVTAATLKHKVEFLHEFNPMLGHRGCRLGVTFPEIYDMQVQAIMEAACELVKDEGYQIVPEIMIPLVSEVRELAILRANAVRIADEVVGRYGVEVEYLIGTMIELPRAALTADAIAEEAEFFSFGTNDLTQTTYGLSRDDAGKFLPFYVEREIFPNDPFVAIDQAGVGQLVKVGCDKGRATRPNIKLGICGEHGGEPSSVIFCHQIGLDYVSCSPFRVPIARLAAAHAVLLEEQ
- the glyS gene encoding glycine--tRNA ligase subunit beta → LKNVVYQAKLGTSFEKVERFRTLALGLARQFEPGAESLTERAALLAKCDLETGMVYEFPELQGIMGREYATMEGEDPRVAKAIFEHYLPVEAGGQLPSDNVGAFVSIADKVDTICGCFGVGLIPTGSADPYALRRSAIGVLSIILERGFRFSLPQLVGDAVELLAEKLTRPAEEVKADVIEFIRLRFFNMLTAQGHPQDAVDAVLSASFDDPLDAQERVAALADLKGREDFEPLAVAFKRVVNIIKGGVEVPVRSDLFEADCERALWTALEKVGAEVAGSVGKGDYESALRTIATLRGPVDDFFEGVMVMAKDEALRTNRLAMLTTVARLFEGIADFAKIAA